In a single window of the Pseudohongiella acticola genome:
- a CDS encoding efflux RND transporter periplasmic adaptor subunit, with amino-acid sequence MAMDKVIQKQGRPWWQWAIALVVACAVIWFVYQAISNASVRTARVPLNQLIISNVQMGTLEDVVSVRGTVQPLNSVFLDAVNGGVVERIFVEEGAFVEAGQPLLQLSNTSLRLSVAGNDTAITEQLNNLTNIANGLETTQLSTEREIINLEYRIITLERQMRRQQELVAERLISQENFDVIIDDLEFNRRLLANTEARQALEDRIRQDRQLQIAQQIEKLEENLALSQSSFESLLVRAPITGQLTSMPVQIGESKINGERLGQIDVVNQYKIAAQVDEFYVSRVAPGQSARFQLAGSNYSVVVDKVYPEITSGLFTVDLIFDTDVPENLRRGQTLQLELVLGSPQETLLLPVGSFVQETGGNWVFVLDDAGENAYRRDISVGRRNNRFIEVRDGLSAGERVITSGYGAIAEADRVQLSQ; translated from the coding sequence ATGGCGATGGATAAGGTTATCCAGAAGCAGGGCCGACCCTGGTGGCAATGGGCAATAGCGCTTGTTGTCGCCTGTGCCGTGATCTGGTTTGTGTACCAGGCGATAAGCAATGCGTCAGTCCGTACCGCACGTGTTCCCCTCAATCAATTGATCATCAGCAATGTGCAAATGGGCACGCTGGAAGACGTGGTGTCGGTCAGGGGCACCGTTCAACCGCTGAACAGCGTGTTTCTGGACGCCGTTAACGGCGGTGTCGTAGAGCGCATCTTTGTTGAGGAAGGGGCTTTTGTCGAGGCCGGTCAACCATTGCTGCAGCTTAGCAACACCTCTCTGCGTCTGAGCGTCGCCGGCAACGATACCGCCATCACCGAACAGCTCAACAACCTTACCAATATTGCCAACGGCCTCGAGACCACCCAGCTCAGCACCGAGCGAGAGATTATCAATCTGGAGTACCGTATTATCACCCTGGAGCGTCAGATGCGCAGGCAGCAGGAATTGGTGGCTGAGCGGCTGATATCACAGGAAAATTTTGACGTTATTATTGATGACCTTGAGTTTAACCGGCGCCTGCTCGCCAACACCGAAGCTCGTCAGGCGCTGGAGGATCGCATTCGTCAGGATCGCCAGTTACAGATAGCCCAGCAGATCGAGAAGCTGGAAGAGAACCTGGCCCTGTCTCAAAGCAGCTTTGAGAGCCTGTTGGTGCGTGCGCCCATTACCGGACAACTGACCTCAATGCCTGTACAGATTGGTGAAAGCAAAATCAACGGTGAGCGCCTGGGTCAGATTGATGTGGTCAACCAGTACAAGATTGCCGCCCAGGTTGATGAATTTTACGTGTCCCGGGTGGCACCAGGACAGAGTGCACGCTTCCAGCTGGCCGGCAGCAACTACAGTGTGGTGGTTGACAAGGTTTACCCGGAAATCACCAGCGGGCTTTTCACAGTCGATCTGATTTTTGACACTGACGTGCCGGAGAATCTTCGTCGCGGTCAAACCCTGCAATTGGAGCTGGTGCTGGGCAGTCCACAGGAAACCCTGTTGTTACCGGTTGGCAGTTTTGTGCAGGAGACCGGTGGCAACTGGGTCTTTGTGTTGGATGACGCCGGCGAGAACGCCTATCGTCGGGATATCAGTGTGGGTCGACGCAACAACCGGTTTATCGAAGTAAGGGACGGTCTGAGCGCGGGCGAGCGGGTGATTACCTCCGGGTATGGCGCCATTGCTGAAGCCGATCGTGTGCAGCTAAGTCAATAA
- a CDS encoding DUF3309 family protein, protein MSVGTILLIVLVLILVGALPAWPHSRSWGYAPTGVLGTVLVIVLILVLLGRV, encoded by the coding sequence ATGAGCGTTGGAACGATTCTCTTGATTGTGCTTGTTCTTATACTGGTAGGGGCGCTTCCGGCATGGCCGCACAGCCGAAGCTGGGGTTATGCACCAACCGGCGTCCTGGGGACGGTACTGGTAATCGTGCTGATTCTGGTGCTTCTCGGCAGAGTGTAG
- a CDS encoding DksA/TraR family C4-type zinc finger protein — protein MAGGWSRDGAVQDQIDASVEEAVERARQGLTHGKSARLCEECGNKIPEARRKAIPGVQLCISCQSALEEEASQAPGLNRRGSKDSQLR, from the coding sequence ATGGCCGGTGGCTGGTCGCGCGATGGCGCCGTACAGGATCAGATAGATGCCAGTGTTGAAGAAGCTGTCGAGCGCGCTCGTCAGGGGCTGACACATGGCAAAAGTGCCAGGCTGTGCGAGGAGTGCGGCAATAAAATTCCCGAGGCACGGCGCAAGGCCATCCCTGGTGTGCAATTGTGCATCAGCTGCCAGTCGGCGCTTGAAGAAGAGGCGTCTCAAGCCCCGGGCCTCAATCGCCGGGGCAGCAAGGACAGTCAACTGAGATAA
- a CDS encoding FkbM family methyltransferase, whose protein sequence is MTATPGWRARLGLWRSLLMYYGIPGRQARMRRLYGQFIQRDDLCFEVGAHVGNRLMAWRTLGARVVAMEPQPLFMQTLQRRYGKDVAIILEEKAVGAQPGEATLHISTRTPTVTTLSQDWIARVQQDASFSKVQWDRQVTVPVTTLDDLIDTWGEPRFCKIDVEGFELAVLQGLSRPLAALSFEYIPAAIDMALACISRLEELGQYQYNLAPGETHRLQFGSWLSAGDMSQHLGQVRDGSGDVYARLVDDRPGED, encoded by the coding sequence GTGACAGCAACACCAGGCTGGCGGGCACGTTTGGGTCTGTGGCGATCCTTGCTGATGTACTACGGCATTCCCGGCCGACAGGCACGCATGCGCCGACTTTATGGCCAGTTTATCCAGCGTGATGATCTGTGCTTTGAAGTGGGCGCCCATGTTGGCAACCGGTTGATGGCCTGGCGTACGCTGGGGGCCCGGGTGGTGGCCATGGAACCGCAACCGTTGTTCATGCAGACCCTGCAGCGCCGTTATGGCAAAGATGTCGCCATCATTCTGGAAGAAAAAGCCGTCGGCGCCCAGCCCGGTGAAGCAACGCTGCACATCAGCACTCGCACACCGACGGTCACTACCCTGTCGCAGGACTGGATCGCGCGCGTGCAACAGGACGCCTCGTTCAGCAAGGTGCAGTGGGACCGGCAGGTAACAGTGCCGGTGACCACGCTGGATGACCTGATTGACACCTGGGGAGAACCACGTTTCTGCAAAATTGATGTCGAAGGCTTTGAACTGGCTGTGCTGCAGGGCTTGTCCCGGCCACTGGCGGCGCTGTCCTTTGAATATATCCCCGCTGCCATCGACATGGCGCTGGCCTGTATCAGCCGGTTGGAAGAACTGGGTCAATACCAGTACAACCTGGCGCCTGGCGAAACACACCGACTGCAGTTCGGGAGCTGGCTGTCGGCCGGGGACATGAGCCAGCACCTTGGTCAGGTACGTGATGGCAGCGGCGATGTGTATGCCCGGCTGGTTGATGACAGGCCCGGTGAGGACTAA
- a CDS encoding LTA synthase family protein has protein sequence MALKLRYLPTARQVLTLTAFVGLFVALTLPNRLVWISPQAFVFLPLEFMVIGLLLLVPGRAGDLCRWVLTVLLGLAVLLRGSDLVTHEIFARPFNLVFDSNLLADGSRLLTGVLGDFAALAVGLMLAVAAGLLCWLAYVTLRRIQHCLRKAPRLAGAVLVTLLLVGISLDMSGWRRTGTFAWDQLVLHGQQTVFSVRDIRQFAAIVNEDEWSGRSGAGLFGRLQGKDVYIVFAESYGRALLEREPFADSVRATLSQAQSSLAADGVHMRSAFLTAPTVGGLSWLAHASALSGAWIDSETRYQSLVISQRATLNRLFRDAGWRTVAAMPAISLVWPEGGYYGYDKIYDAHNFGYQGLPFNWVTMPDQYVWSALHERERGDGIRRPVMAELALISSHAPWTPVAQLLPWEQVGDGRAFDIQAQSGLSPEEVWADVDSIRDHYRQSIEYMLQTLVSYVQEYGDEDLVVMVLGDHPAAPFITGDSEDKQVPVHLLAHDPAVIEAVADWQWQPGLLPDDDAPVWRMDRLRDQFIEAFSNRQQEGLQ, from the coding sequence ATGGCCCTCAAATTGCGTTACCTTCCAACTGCCCGCCAAGTCCTGACACTGACCGCCTTTGTCGGCTTGTTTGTGGCGCTAACCCTGCCCAATCGACTGGTCTGGATCAGTCCTCAGGCGTTCGTTTTCCTGCCGCTGGAGTTCATGGTCATCGGTCTGCTGTTGCTGGTGCCCGGCCGTGCCGGCGATCTGTGTCGCTGGGTATTGACCGTGCTGCTGGGATTGGCTGTATTGCTGCGCGGGTCAGACCTGGTCACCCATGAAATCTTTGCCCGGCCGTTCAATCTGGTGTTTGACAGTAATCTGTTGGCCGATGGCAGTCGCCTGCTGACCGGCGTGCTCGGTGATTTTGCGGCGCTGGCCGTAGGACTGATGCTCGCGGTGGCGGCGGGGCTGTTGTGCTGGCTGGCCTATGTCACGCTTCGACGTATCCAACACTGCCTTCGAAAAGCACCGCGCCTGGCAGGCGCTGTGTTAGTCACCCTGTTGCTGGTGGGCATAAGTCTCGACATGTCGGGGTGGCGGCGCACGGGCACATTTGCCTGGGATCAACTCGTACTGCACGGGCAGCAAACGGTGTTCAGTGTTCGCGATATTCGTCAATTTGCCGCCATCGTGAACGAAGATGAATGGAGCGGTCGCTCCGGCGCAGGCCTGTTCGGCCGTCTGCAAGGCAAGGATGTCTACATTGTGTTCGCTGAATCCTATGGTCGGGCCTTGCTTGAGCGCGAGCCATTTGCTGATTCCGTGCGGGCAACGCTGAGTCAGGCGCAATCATCACTGGCGGCTGACGGTGTCCATATGCGTAGCGCGTTCCTGACTGCACCCACCGTCGGTGGGCTGAGCTGGCTGGCGCACGCCTCAGCGCTTTCCGGTGCCTGGATTGACAGCGAAACCCGCTATCAAAGTCTCGTCATCAGTCAGCGTGCGACCCTTAACCGTCTGTTTCGTGATGCCGGTTGGCGCACCGTTGCAGCCATGCCTGCTATCAGTCTGGTTTGGCCAGAGGGTGGTTATTACGGTTATGACAAAATTTACGACGCACACAATTTTGGCTACCAGGGCCTGCCTTTTAATTGGGTCACCATGCCCGACCAGTACGTGTGGTCCGCGCTGCATGAGCGCGAGCGCGGCGATGGCATCCGGCGTCCAGTCATGGCAGAGCTGGCGCTGATTTCCTCGCATGCACCCTGGACCCCAGTGGCGCAGTTACTGCCCTGGGAACAAGTGGGCGATGGCCGGGCCTTTGATATTCAGGCGCAATCCGGGCTCAGCCCGGAAGAGGTCTGGGCTGATGTTGACAGTATTCGTGACCATTACCGGCAATCAATTGAATATATGTTGCAGACCCTGGTGTCCTACGTTCAGGAATATGGTGATGAAGATCTGGTGGTCATGGTATTGGGCGATCATCCGGCAGCGCCTTTTATTACCGGAGACAGCGAGGACAAACAGGTGCCCGTGCATCTGCTTGCACATGACCCTGCCGTCATTGAGGCGGTCGCAGACTGGCAATGGCAGCCGGGTCTGTTGCCTGATGACGATGCGCCGGTATGGCGTATGGATCGGCTGCGCGATCAGTTCATCGAAGCATTTTCCAACAGGCAGCAGGAGGGCTTGCAGTGA
- a CDS encoding PQQ-dependent sugar dehydrogenase, protein MRPRYQLLTALFAIHMTGAGFVHAQGRPTPYPLPDTPVALATANAEMTATVIAQGIPRPFGFEVLTNGDILITDRYTPALRVIRNDVLDPQPLGGLPEIRTGFHSGLLDVIAHPQFADNGWIYLTYHTALASDGEYAITLGRGRYDGSNELKDFEQLFIGTPMTISGGSRMVFAHDGTLFITVGGAMDRRPLAQDLTRLEGKVLRLNDDGSVPADNPFVDQADVRPEIYSYGHRDQYAVAIHPVTGELFHAELGPLGGDKLNVIKAGGNYGWPLYGYGSYNDGEPMKKLPQEGFESALLIWQPGIVPSGLMFYTGDAFPQWQGNMLTGSIQRGRLPGSGGLERIVFNENMWELQRETMATELHQRIRDVAQGSDGSIYLLTEEDNGAVIKLQPAQ, encoded by the coding sequence ATGAGACCACGCTACCAGCTACTGACCGCGCTATTTGCCATTCACATGACGGGCGCTGGATTCGTGCATGCGCAGGGTCGTCCAACGCCCTATCCGTTGCCGGATACACCAGTGGCACTGGCCACTGCTAATGCGGAGATGACTGCCACCGTCATCGCCCAGGGCATTCCCCGGCCGTTCGGATTTGAGGTTCTGACCAATGGCGACATCCTGATCACCGATCGTTACACCCCGGCGCTACGCGTGATTCGCAACGACGTGCTTGATCCGCAGCCGCTTGGCGGACTGCCTGAGATCCGCACCGGCTTCCATTCCGGATTGCTGGATGTCATTGCGCATCCGCAATTTGCTGACAACGGCTGGATTTATCTCACTTACCACACCGCGCTGGCCAGCGACGGCGAGTATGCCATCACCTTGGGCCGTGGTCGCTATGACGGCAGCAACGAACTGAAGGATTTTGAGCAGCTCTTCATTGGCACGCCGATGACCATTTCCGGTGGCTCCCGTATGGTGTTTGCCCATGACGGCACACTCTTCATTACCGTTGGCGGCGCCATGGACAGACGCCCCCTGGCGCAGGATCTGACGCGACTGGAAGGCAAAGTACTGCGGCTGAACGATGATGGCAGTGTGCCGGCGGATAACCCCTTTGTCGATCAGGCCGATGTTCGACCGGAGATCTATTCGTACGGTCACCGCGACCAGTATGCCGTTGCCATTCATCCCGTCACCGGTGAACTGTTTCACGCCGAACTGGGTCCATTGGGCGGCGATAAGCTCAACGTCATCAAGGCCGGTGGTAACTACGGTTGGCCGCTGTATGGTTATGGCAGTTACAACGATGGCGAGCCCATGAAGAAACTGCCCCAGGAAGGGTTTGAGTCTGCGCTGCTGATCTGGCAACCGGGTATTGTGCCTTCCGGCCTGATGTTCTACACCGGCGATGCATTTCCCCAGTGGCAGGGCAACATGCTCACAGGCAGCATTCAGCGAGGACGCCTGCCTGGCAGCGGCGGCCTGGAGCGCATCGTGTTCAACGAAAACATGTGGGAACTGCAGCGCGAAACCATGGCAACGGAATTGCACCAGCGTATCCGCGATGTCGCGCAAGGGTCAGATGGATCTATTTATCTGCTGACCGAAGAAGATAACGGCGCCGTGATCAAACTGCAACCAGCGCAATAA
- a CDS encoding DoxX family protein, translated as MQDANNKRRIAAWVLVVPATLFLLMAGTTKVLGANPLASIDAMAPWVFWIGLGEVTAAVLYAVPRTSIIGVLFLSAHLGGAILFHIIRGENFVGPVLTSFWFQSLLLVSVWVVVLLRYPVIVRLVTQGK; from the coding sequence ATGCAAGATGCAAACAATAAACGTCGAATAGCTGCCTGGGTACTGGTTGTGCCGGCAACACTGTTTTTACTGATGGCGGGCACAACCAAAGTCCTGGGGGCCAATCCGCTGGCCAGTATCGATGCGATGGCGCCGTGGGTGTTCTGGATCGGTCTTGGTGAAGTAACTGCGGCGGTTCTTTACGCCGTGCCAAGAACATCAATCATCGGCGTGCTGTTCCTGAGTGCGCATCTGGGTGGCGCCATTCTGTTTCACATTATCAGAGGCGAAAATTTTGTTGGCCCCGTGCTGACCAGTTTCTGGTTTCAGTCACTGCTGCTCGTCAGCGTCTGGGTCGTGGTTTTGCTGCGTTACCCGGTAATCGTCAGGCTTGTCACTCAGGGCAAGTAA
- a CDS encoding RidA family protein: MDGILMSRKLISSGSDFEAMIGYSRAVVDGDYVFVSGTTGYNYDNMTISDNVVEQTEQCFLNIQKALQEAGSDLSDIVRVTYVLPDKTDFEPCWPVLKKHLGQVRPAAMMIEAGLLDDKMKIEIEVTARLTCPE, from the coding sequence TTGGATGGGATATTGATGAGTCGAAAATTGATTTCCAGTGGCTCTGACTTCGAAGCCATGATCGGGTATTCAAGAGCTGTGGTGGACGGAGACTACGTTTTTGTCTCCGGAACCACAGGCTATAACTACGATAACATGACGATTTCGGACAACGTTGTTGAACAGACCGAGCAATGTTTCCTGAATATTCAAAAAGCGTTGCAGGAGGCAGGCAGCGATCTGTCGGACATCGTCCGAGTCACCTACGTGCTGCCCGATAAAACGGATTTTGAACCTTGCTGGCCTGTACTGAAGAAACACCTTGGTCAGGTTCGTCCAGCAGCCATGATGATCGAAGCTGGCTTGCTGGACGACAAAATGAAAATAGAAATTGAAGTCACAGCACGGCTTACTTGCCCTGAGTGA
- a CDS encoding alpha/beta hydrolase family protein encodes MPDKPVSVGTHAILASLVLSMLVACAVAPAPYLDNQALHQSFFDPGPYAGVDVTQGGRHCRIFHPINMDYGRHPIIIWGNGTGTSPAAYRDLLEHWASHGFVVVAAMTPNPGSGRDMSRCLDVALNLNSERGPFQGRLDPARIGVAGHSQGGEGAIYLGRDMRINTVVALQPYIQGVQFNPTAVRGQHGPMLLLSGAEDVTSPPETHQKPIYENTDVPVTWLTLRGATHLAPMQTGGSYRGVMTAWLRMHLRGDDQAARMFEGDGCVLCEDERWTIQTD; translated from the coding sequence ATGCCTGACAAACCGGTAAGTGTCGGGACGCACGCAATATTGGCATCTCTGGTTTTATCGATGCTTGTGGCGTGCGCAGTGGCGCCGGCGCCCTATCTGGATAACCAGGCGCTGCATCAATCCTTTTTTGATCCCGGTCCTTACGCCGGTGTGGACGTAACACAGGGCGGGCGCCATTGCCGCATTTTCCATCCCATCAATATGGATTATGGTCGTCACCCCATTATTATCTGGGGCAATGGTACAGGCACCAGCCCGGCCGCCTATCGCGATCTGTTGGAACACTGGGCCAGTCACGGTTTTGTTGTGGTTGCCGCCATGACGCCAAATCCGGGTAGCGGTCGTGACATGAGCCGTTGCCTGGATGTCGCGCTCAACCTGAACAGTGAGCGCGGTCCGTTTCAGGGACGACTGGATCCCGCGCGCATCGGGGTTGCCGGGCATTCGCAGGGCGGTGAGGGCGCCATCTACCTGGGCCGCGACATGCGCATTAACACAGTGGTTGCGCTACAGCCGTACATTCAGGGCGTGCAGTTCAATCCGACCGCCGTGCGTGGGCAACATGGCCCCATGTTGCTGTTGTCGGGTGCCGAGGATGTCACTTCGCCACCCGAAACACACCAGAAGCCGATCTACGAAAACACCGATGTGCCGGTAACCTGGTTGACGCTGCGCGGAGCCACTCACCTGGCGCCGATGCAGACTGGCGGCAGTTACCGGGGCGTAATGACGGCCTGGTTAAGAATGCATCTGCGCGGTGACGACCAGGCCGCCCGCATGTTTGAAGGTGACGGTTGTGTGCTGTGCGAAGATGAAAGATGGACAATACAGACAGACTAA
- a CDS encoding GGDEF domain-containing protein, translating to MVDTLEYLANSVSRANNLEELTRPMLELLEKMTHLESTYLTTIDEAAGVQRILYSRNMGDLNIPEGLLVPWSDTLCKRALDEKSFLTRDVPGVWGDSEAAAALGLQTYLSSAVYTDDGELYGTLCGASAKEVDVSPDVSKILELFTRLISQQASREKVAREATERALAAELRAREMQFVAEIGAMCLSASELPTLLRGLTRSFTARNFWQGAVPFVAERGSTRLLQDDQAPYHELIATMLGDARASVGFQPLFVKANYADPLIQEALALTGQSEKSLLFLMSAASGDELLGGVLLIGGENSISDSEQAMVQSCWQILTLFAERHHEHELLEAANATLTLHARHDPLTQLPNRRYLVDEMKRLLGHAARTRETVYVAFVDLDNFKVINDTHGHDVGDDFLQEIAQRLQSTARSGDLTARYGGDEFILVAVNHGEQIDNAEGVIAARITDAMSGTFVLPGLDLQYDGPSVGVISWQGNEVPDADELLASADKAMYAIKQKRRKKHA from the coding sequence ATGGTAGACACTCTGGAATACCTGGCGAACTCGGTGTCGCGGGCAAATAATCTGGAAGAGCTGACGCGACCCATGCTGGAGCTTCTGGAAAAGATGACGCATCTTGAAAGTACCTACCTCACCACGATTGATGAAGCGGCAGGTGTACAGCGCATTCTTTATTCCCGCAACATGGGTGACCTTAACATTCCTGAAGGTCTCTTGGTGCCCTGGAGCGACACCCTTTGCAAACGTGCGCTGGACGAGAAGAGTTTCCTGACCAGAGACGTGCCCGGCGTGTGGGGCGATTCCGAGGCCGCTGCTGCCCTGGGCCTGCAGACTTACCTGAGCAGCGCAGTTTATACCGACGATGGCGAGCTGTACGGCACATTGTGTGGAGCCAGCGCCAAAGAAGTTGATGTCAGCCCGGATGTCAGCAAAATCCTGGAGCTCTTCACCCGCTTGATTTCGCAACAGGCGTCTCGGGAAAAGGTCGCCCGCGAAGCCACCGAGCGTGCACTGGCCGCCGAGTTGCGTGCCAGGGAAATGCAGTTCGTTGCAGAAATAGGTGCCATGTGTCTGTCGGCCTCGGAATTGCCGACATTGCTACGTGGTCTCACGCGTAGTTTTACTGCGCGAAATTTCTGGCAAGGGGCAGTGCCTTTTGTTGCCGAACGGGGCTCAACGCGTCTCCTGCAGGATGACCAGGCGCCTTATCATGAGCTGATAGCCACCATGCTGGGCGATGCTCGTGCCTCAGTCGGATTCCAGCCGCTGTTTGTCAAAGCCAACTATGCCGATCCTCTCATTCAGGAGGCGCTGGCGTTAACCGGCCAATCCGAAAAGAGTCTGCTGTTCCTGATGTCAGCTGCCAGCGGTGACGAGTTGCTCGGTGGTGTGCTGCTGATAGGGGGCGAGAACAGCATCAGCGACTCGGAGCAGGCCATGGTGCAAAGCTGTTGGCAGATACTGACGCTGTTTGCTGAGCGTCATCATGAGCATGAGCTGCTCGAAGCTGCCAATGCCACCCTGACCCTGCACGCGCGTCATGACCCTTTGACGCAGTTGCCCAATCGACGTTATCTGGTCGACGAAATGAAACGTCTGCTGGGTCATGCTGCACGCACCAGGGAGACCGTGTATGTGGCGTTTGTCGATCTGGATAACTTCAAGGTCATCAACGATACCCATGGCCACGACGTCGGCGATGACTTTCTGCAGGAGATTGCCCAGCGCCTGCAAAGTACGGCCCGAAGTGGTGACCTGACCGCGCGTTATGGTGGAGACGAGTTCATTCTGGTAGCAGTCAACCATGGTGAGCAGATTGATAACGCCGAAGGTGTCATCGCGGCGCGGATAACAGACGCCATGTCCGGCACGTTTGTTTTGCCAGGTCTGGATCTGCAGTACGACGGCCCCAGCGTCGGCGTTATCAGTTGGCAGGGAAACGAGGTGCCAGATGCCGACGAGCTGCTGGCCAGTGCGGATAAGGCCATGTACGCGATCAAGCAAAAGCGCAGGAAGAAGCATGCCTGA
- a CDS encoding tetratricopeptide repeat protein: protein MKSENNHRKFPILLGAIALAVLAGCGSDEPEPQEAVAVRAPAPAISQIALQDMAACADDLAPVLSDAGTYRRSIRTAMESTQVYFDQGLRLTYSYYFPEAIASFNAALCFEPGNPMILWGKALASGPNPNSRYGAAPDDPMGTGRNAINAAMAARNTRPEAEQGLIEALAPLFDTDTYPDTAARTQAFIDAAETNYANNPDDLEAAFLVAHGIMMSTPWTYYDQDDGSAMPGVERALEVMETGMEQNPAHPGLTHLHIHLLEASLEPGRAEDSADRLESLTPMAGHMVHMPGHIYMRLGRYQDAINTNQRSLSADDEVVAAWGNRALPRTGTDSLSATNHGGHATMFIHWAGILQGNSERALAISGPMAAMADPEALAEGRGLRNLVAHWMTLRAFGQFDELLALENPAPDQPYLAGMLNYMHGSAYLNQDDIDAAQAEYDNLQELRNEPVLDRQRAAVNTTADMLAVASYALAGEIASARGNYDEAIQAFRQAVALQDALRYMEPPDWLQSMRLFLGQAHLDAGEYNQAINVFERDLILLQENGWALYGLTEALEQLGETEEADLARQRLLMAWKDADVILTDRAHF from the coding sequence ATGAAATCAGAAAACAACCATCGCAAATTCCCAATACTGCTGGGCGCCATCGCGCTGGCCGTTCTGGCTGGCTGCGGCAGCGATGAGCCGGAGCCTCAGGAAGCTGTTGCTGTGCGTGCTCCCGCGCCGGCCATCAGTCAGATTGCCCTGCAGGACATGGCGGCCTGCGCTGACGACCTGGCGCCGGTTCTGTCTGACGCCGGCACTTATCGGCGCAGCATCCGCACAGCCATGGAATCAACCCAGGTCTACTTTGATCAGGGCCTGCGCCTGACCTACAGCTACTATTTCCCAGAGGCCATCGCCTCGTTTAACGCTGCGCTGTGCTTTGAACCCGGCAACCCCATGATCCTTTGGGGTAAAGCGCTGGCCAGCGGACCCAATCCCAACAGTCGCTATGGCGCGGCACCGGATGACCCCATGGGCACTGGTCGCAATGCCATTAATGCCGCCATGGCGGCCCGCAATACCCGACCGGAAGCCGAGCAGGGCCTGATCGAGGCGCTGGCGCCCCTGTTTGATACTGACACCTACCCTGACACAGCGGCACGCACCCAGGCGTTTATCGACGCGGCAGAAACCAACTACGCCAACAACCCCGATGACCTGGAAGCGGCTTTCCTGGTCGCACACGGCATCATGATGTCCACGCCATGGACCTATTATGACCAGGATGACGGCAGTGCGATGCCTGGTGTAGAGCGCGCGCTGGAGGTCATGGAAACCGGCATGGAGCAGAATCCCGCTCATCCGGGGCTGACCCACCTGCACATCCATCTGCTGGAAGCTTCGCTTGAGCCAGGTCGGGCTGAAGATTCGGCTGATCGTCTGGAATCGCTGACACCAATGGCCGGGCATATGGTACACATGCCCGGTCACATCTACATGCGCCTTGGTCGATATCAGGATGCCATCAACACCAACCAGCGTTCTTTAAGCGCCGATGATGAGGTGGTCGCTGCCTGGGGCAATCGTGCACTGCCTCGCACCGGCACAGACTCTTTGTCGGCTACCAATCACGGCGGTCATGCCACCATGTTCATCCATTGGGCCGGCATCCTGCAGGGAAACAGTGAACGAGCGCTGGCCATTTCCGGCCCCATGGCGGCGATGGCAGACCCGGAAGCGTTGGCTGAAGGGCGGGGACTGCGCAATCTGGTGGCGCACTGGATGACCCTTAGAGCATTCGGCCAATTTGATGAGTTGCTGGCGCTGGAGAACCCTGCGCCAGACCAGCCATACCTGGCGGGAATGCTCAATTACATGCATGGCTCGGCGTATCTGAACCAGGATGATATCGATGCCGCACAGGCGGAGTATGACAATCTGCAGGAACTGCGCAACGAACCGGTTCTGGACCGCCAGCGGGCGGCCGTCAATACCACCGCTGACATGCTGGCGGTTGCGTCCTACGCGCTCGCCGGCGAAATAGCCAGCGCCAGAGGCAATTACGATGAAGCCATTCAGGCGTTTCGTCAGGCGGTTGCCCTGCAGGATGCCTTGCGTTACATGGAGCCGCCGGATTGGCTTCAGTCCATGCGTCTGTTTCTGGGGCAGGCGCATCTGGATGCCGGCGAATACAATCAGGCGATTAATGTATTTGAAAGAGACCTGATACTGTTGCAGGAGAACGGCTGGGCTTTATATGGGCTGACCGAAGCGCTTGAGCAGCTCGGAGAAACCGAAGAGGCCGACCTGGCTCGACAACGTCTACTCATGGCGTGGAAAGATGCCGACGTCATCCTGACTGATCGTGCCCATTTCTAG
- a CDS encoding GNAT family N-acetyltransferase, whose amino-acid sequence MTLISTLKDKPHHLRPLAQWHHAEWSYLNPHRSLDARIEEMQEDLEGKVIPTTYVAEQDGELLGSACILADDMSSHPELSPWLASVYVAEDHRKKGIGSTLVKRVMQHAQENGVKRLYLYTPDQAQLYAGLGWQIFSEELFNGTPVTIMSVDFD is encoded by the coding sequence ATGACGCTGATCAGTACACTCAAAGACAAACCCCACCACCTGCGGCCGCTGGCGCAGTGGCATCATGCCGAGTGGTCGTATCTGAATCCGCATCGCTCACTGGACGCGCGTATCGAAGAAATGCAGGAAGATCTGGAAGGCAAGGTGATACCGACGACGTATGTGGCCGAGCAGGACGGTGAGCTGCTGGGCTCCGCCTGTATTCTGGCCGACGACATGAGCAGCCACCCTGAGCTCAGCCCCTGGCTGGCCAGTGTTTATGTTGCCGAAGATCATCGCAAAAAAGGCATAGGCTCAACACTGGTAAAACGTGTCATGCAGCACGCACAGGAAAACGGCGTCAAACGCCTGTATCTGTACACACCGGATCAGGCCCAGCTTTATGCTGGGCTGGGATGGCAGATATTCAGCGAAGAGTTATTCAACGGGACACCGGTTACCATCATGTCGGTTGATTTCGACTGA